The genomic region AAACAATCATCGTCGTAAGTAGAGCAAGAGTTATAGCAAGATATAATTTTGATAATATCAATTCTTTTTTACTTAAACCGTCTATAAGGTTTTGTTTCAACGTTCTATTGCTATATTCATTTGCGGTAAGAGAAACGATGACTATAGCTATAAAGATTTTTAAGAAACTTACCATGTAAGTACTTAAATGCCATATGTATGGAAAATTAAAAATTCCCAAGTCTGAAAGGCTTCCTTTAAATCCATTAATGTTTACCTGAATTAACCCAGTAAACATTAATAAAATAACAATTACTAAGTAAATTATAGTAAGAACTTTAGAGCTTTTACTGTACTTAAATTTATGGAATTCTATATCGAGTAATCTTTTCATGGCTAGTTGTGGTTAGTAAGTTGAATAAATTGATCTTCTAGGCTTTGCTTTTTAATATAAAGCTTGTTAAGAGAAATGTTTTGAGCAAAAGCTGCAGCATTAATCTTACCTAGGTCAACAGGCTGATTAAGTACAACTTTAAATCCTTCCATCTCCTCTTTAACAGATACCGCATAAGGCTGACCTTTTAAAAATTCAAAAAGATCATCTCTATTTGCAGCATCTAGATGTACCACGCCATAATTATGATTCATTTCATCAACGGCACCACAGTAAAGTGTTTTTCCTTGTCGCAATACGATTACATGAGAACAAACTTTTTCCACTTCATCCAGTAGGTGAGACGCTAGTAGTATTGTGGTTCCTGACTTTGCGATGTCCTGTATAATGTCTCTAATTTTACGTATACCTTGTGGATCTAAACCATTGGTAGGCTCATCTAAAATTAAAATTTCTGGATCATTTAAAAGAGCACTAGCGATAGCCAGTCGTTGCTTCATACCTAAAGAATAAGTACTGAATGGGCTATGTTTACGTGCAAGCAAATCTACCACAGCAAGTTTTTCTTCTATCTTATCCTTAGAAATATTTTTAATCTTACAGACTAATTCTAGATTTTGAACCGCTGTCATACTAGGATAGAAATTAGGTCTTTCTATAATCGCTCCTATACGTTTGAGTGCATCGTGATTACTAGTGGTCCCTTCAAACCATTCATAAGAACCAGAGGTAGGGTTTACAACGTTGAGTACCATTCCTAGTGTAGTAGATTTACCACTACCATTAGGACCTAGGATACCATAAACATGACCCTTTTCTATCTTAAAACTTACATTATCTACAGCTTTGAGACCGCTGTAGTTTTTAGAAAGGTTTTTTATTTCTAGAATAGTTTTCACAAGCGAGTTATTTTGGTTATTATGTATGACTGTAAAATAATAAAATTGTTACCGTAAAAAGGTACAAATCTATGATAGAAGAAAAATTACTTTCACGCAAAAAACCTACTTATCCTGTAAGTCAAGCACTTAATGCATATCTGAAAAGATATAATAGGCAAACTAGTATACAAGTGTCTTATGATGATCTATTAAGGTTTCAAGGTTGTATTACTGTTTACGATAAAAATGAGGAAGATACCTTATGGGTAAGATGTTATTACTCAGACTCAGAGCGTGATATTATAGATGCTGCCCTTAAAAAAGTCTATGATATTTTACATAGTGATGGT from Nonlabens arenilitoris harbors:
- a CDS encoding ABC transporter ATP-binding protein, with product MKTILEIKNLSKNYSGLKAVDNVSFKIEKGHVYGILGPNGSGKSTTLGMVLNVVNPTSGSYEWFEGTTSNHDALKRIGAIIERPNFYPSMTAVQNLELVCKIKNISKDKIEEKLAVVDLLARKHSPFSTYSLGMKQRLAIASALLNDPEILILDEPTNGLDPQGIRKIRDIIQDIAKSGTTILLASHLLDEVEKVCSHVIVLRQGKTLYCGAVDEMNHNYGVVHLDAANRDDLFEFLKGQPYAVSVKEEMEGFKVVLNQPVDLGKINAAAFAQNISLNKLYIKKQSLEDQFIQLTNHN